A DNA window from Neochlamydia sp. AcF84 contains the following coding sequences:
- a CDS encoding outer membrane protein transport protein, translating into MVKFSFKKMIASLCFVPCLVLTPTSAHAVIASVKTFGMAATGIAYPQDAQAAVFNPAGMADVGYRYDLGFEVARTSRQATVRGNLSPLPGVNGKFDANHKAKYAYNGDFGINKMLGNNMSLGLVVYNRNFSKTKYKHALPLFGTSKVGMEYAHETISPTFSIKLLEKHNFGVSLNYMIQRLWVQGLQNFAKEAFGVGIFSKFPKYVTNHKYSYSQGVGFTFGYRCQVADRLSVGVTYQPKTYMSKFKKYKGFLAGKGRLNIPQKIGAGFAWRLLPYATLAFDVEYINWRKVKALHRPLQDNLTAHKLGAHNGTGFGFRDQWFYRLGLDYELTEWLTVRAGYRHTRAPIKRSQTAVNVLTVDTIEDYLTLGATACLNSSNEISIFYGHGFSHKIKGKNSIPSSFGLGEANIKQSDDVFGISWGHTY; encoded by the coding sequence GTGGTAAAGTTTTCATTTAAAAAAATGATAGCCTCTCTGTGCTTCGTGCCCTGTCTTGTCCTAACACCTACAAGTGCCCACGCTGTTATTGCTAGCGTAAAAACCTTTGGTATGGCAGCTACCGGTATTGCTTACCCTCAAGATGCTCAAGCAGCTGTTTTTAATCCTGCCGGGATGGCTGACGTGGGATATCGCTATGATCTAGGATTTGAAGTAGCCCGTACCTCTCGCCAAGCTACAGTTAGAGGTAATCTTTCACCTCTTCCCGGTGTAAATGGCAAATTTGACGCCAACCATAAGGCAAAATATGCTTACAACGGCGATTTTGGTATCAACAAAATGTTGGGAAACAACATGTCGTTAGGCTTAGTTGTTTATAACCGCAACTTTAGCAAGACCAAATATAAACATGCATTACCTTTGTTTGGCACCTCCAAAGTAGGTATGGAATATGCTCATGAAACAATTTCCCCCACATTCTCCATCAAATTATTAGAAAAACATAATTTTGGTGTTTCTCTTAATTATATGATTCAACGTCTATGGGTTCAAGGGTTGCAAAATTTTGCTAAAGAAGCATTTGGCGTAGGCATTTTCAGCAAATTTCCAAAATATGTGACGAACCATAAATATAGCTATTCACAAGGGGTAGGCTTTACCTTCGGTTATAGATGCCAAGTGGCAGATAGATTAAGCGTTGGTGTCACCTATCAGCCAAAAACTTACATGAGCAAATTTAAAAAATACAAGGGTTTCCTAGCAGGAAAAGGAAGACTTAATATCCCTCAAAAAATTGGGGCAGGTTTTGCTTGGCGTCTACTCCCCTATGCAACCTTAGCCTTTGATGTCGAATATATCAATTGGCGAAAAGTAAAAGCCCTTCACAGGCCTTTACAGGACAACTTAACTGCTCATAAGCTTGGTGCCCATAACGGTACCGGTTTTGGTTTCCGCGATCAATGGTTTTATCGTTTAGGCTTAGATTACGAACTTACCGAATGGTTAACTGTTCGTGCTGGCTATCGCCATACTCGGGCTCCTATCAAACGCTCTCAAACAGCTGTCAATGTTTTGACTGTTGACACCATCGAAGATTACCTTACACTAGGTGCGACCGCCTGCCTTAACTCGAGTAATGAAATCTCGATATTTTATGGACATGGTTTCAGCCATAAGATTAAGGGTAAAAACTCTATTCCCTCTTCATTTGGCTTAGGAGAAGCCAATATTAAACAGTCTGACGATGTATTTGGCATCTCTTGGGGCCATACCTATTAG